In a single window of the Pseudoxanthomonas sp. F37 genome:
- a CDS encoding FecR domain-containing protein: MTDSRQIEQQAADWLVRRDAGDWAPHDQQALEAWLSASARHKVAFLRLEAAWAEAGRLQALAAGLPAGGPPPRTASDAPALPDLRGITFAPRRAHARTGRWRHGVAAALAMLALGSAAWGGWQLTGRQQAHYASAVGQVQTLTLPDGSTATLSSDSRLDVRITRQERHIALTRGEAFFDVAHDRRRPFVVEAQGRRVAAVGTRFSVRRNPEDVRVVVTQGKVRLETRTGDDGRAQPVALLPAGSVATAGRNGVLVRSVPVADAERYLEWREGFLTFDDTSLAEAAAEFNRFNARKLELGDATVADLRVGGNFRWSNAEGFARLLEQGFPVRVERHPERIVLHAR; encoded by the coding sequence ATGACCGACAGCAGGCAGATTGAACAGCAGGCGGCGGACTGGCTGGTCCGCCGCGACGCGGGCGACTGGGCGCCGCACGACCAGCAGGCGCTGGAGGCGTGGCTGTCGGCGTCGGCGCGCCACAAGGTCGCGTTCCTGAGGCTGGAAGCCGCCTGGGCCGAGGCCGGCCGCCTGCAGGCGCTGGCGGCCGGCCTGCCGGCGGGCGGGCCGCCGCCGCGGACGGCGAGCGATGCGCCTGCCCTGCCCGACCTGCGCGGCATCACCTTCGCGCCGCGCCGTGCGCACGCGCGTACGGGCCGCTGGCGGCACGGCGTGGCGGCCGCGCTGGCGATGCTGGCGCTGGGCTCGGCCGCATGGGGCGGCTGGCAGCTGACCGGACGCCAGCAGGCGCACTACGCCAGTGCCGTCGGCCAGGTCCAGACCTTGACCCTGCCCGACGGCTCCACCGCCACCCTCAGCAGCGACAGCCGGCTCGACGTGCGGATCACCCGCCAGGAACGCCATATCGCGCTCACGCGCGGCGAGGCCTTCTTCGACGTGGCCCACGACCGGCGGCGCCCCTTCGTGGTGGAAGCGCAGGGCCGCCGCGTCGCCGCCGTGGGTACCCGCTTCTCCGTGCGCCGCAACCCCGAGGACGTGCGCGTGGTGGTGACCCAGGGCAAGGTGCGCCTTGAAACCCGCACCGGCGACGACGGGCGCGCGCAGCCGGTGGCGCTGCTGCCGGCCGGCAGCGTGGCCACCGCCGGGCGCAACGGCGTGCTGGTGCGCTCGGTCCCGGTGGCCGATGCCGAACGCTACCTGGAATGGCGCGAGGGATTCCTGACCTTCGACGACACCTCGCTGGCCGAGGCCGCCGCCGAGTTCAACCGCTTCAATGCACGCAAGCTGGAACTGGGCGACGCCACGGTGGCCGACCTGCGCGTGGGCGGCAATTTCCGCTGGTCCAATGCCGAGGGCTTCGCGCGCCTGCTGGAACAGGGGTTCCCGGTACGCGTGGAGCGGCACCCGGAGCGCATCGTCCTGCACGCACGCTAG
- a CDS encoding sigma-70 family RNA polymerase sigma factor, with translation MPTEFDAWFVREVLVHERALALFLQRHWPHRDEWHDLRQEVYARVYEAAGRMRPDTPKAFLFATARHLMTDRLRRSRVVSIEPVGDFESSNVYLIDEVSPERWTGTRQALKRVVEALDRLPDRCREVVWLRRVEELPQKAVAARLGISEKTVEKHLAKGMRLIADHLYGGDDAHAPGGRRNARLVMDEDDGHDRQQAD, from the coding sequence ATGCCCACTGAATTCGATGCATGGTTCGTCCGCGAAGTGCTGGTCCATGAACGGGCACTGGCGCTGTTCCTGCAACGCCACTGGCCGCACCGCGACGAATGGCACGACCTGCGCCAGGAGGTCTATGCGCGGGTCTACGAAGCCGCCGGGCGCATGCGCCCGGACACGCCCAAGGCCTTCCTGTTCGCCACCGCGCGCCACCTGATGACCGACCGCCTGCGGCGCAGCCGGGTGGTGTCGATCGAGCCGGTGGGTGATTTCGAGTCCTCGAACGTCTACCTGATCGACGAGGTGTCGCCCGAGCGCTGGACCGGGACCCGCCAGGCGCTCAAGCGCGTGGTGGAGGCCCTGGACCGACTCCCCGACCGTTGCCGCGAAGTGGTGTGGCTGCGACGCGTGGAGGAGCTGCCGCAGAAGGCGGTCGCCGCGCGCCTGGGCATCAGCGAGAAGACCGTGGAAAAACATCTGGCCAAGGGGATGCGCCTGATCGCCGACCATCTGTACGGTGGCGACGACGCGCACGCGCCGGGCGGGCGCAGGAATGCCCGCCTTGTCATGGACGAGGACGATGGACATGACCGACAGCAGGCAGATTGA
- a CDS encoding isoaspartyl peptidase/L-asparaginase: protein MDSPLLVIHGGAGVERAGMTPADEAAARTALEAALRAGHAQLKAGRPALDAVTAAITVLEDAPQFNAGRGAVFTHDGRNELDSSIMDGATGKAGAVAGVHRVKNPITLARAVMDRSRHVMMVGGGAEAFAKEQGIALVEPSYFRTEKRWQQLQNALKEEKQAQAGNTPQELPGKAYFGTVGALALDAKGQLAAGTSTGGMTNKRYGRVGDSPIIGAGTWADDRCAFSGTGWGEYYIRAAAAHEVCARVRLAGHSIARAADSVINRDIPKAGGDGGAIALGADGSMAFPFNTEGMYRGWIGADGVPHVAIYKEDPLPAR, encoded by the coding sequence ATGGATTCGCCGCTGCTGGTGATCCATGGCGGCGCGGGCGTGGAGCGCGCCGGCATGACCCCGGCCGACGAGGCCGCCGCGCGCACCGCACTGGAAGCGGCGCTGCGCGCGGGCCATGCGCAGCTGAAGGCCGGCAGGCCCGCGCTGGATGCGGTGACCGCCGCGATCACCGTGCTGGAGGATGCGCCGCAGTTCAACGCCGGCCGCGGCGCGGTATTCACCCACGACGGCAGGAACGAACTGGATTCCTCGATCATGGACGGCGCCACCGGCAAGGCCGGTGCGGTCGCCGGCGTGCACCGCGTCAAGAACCCGATCACCCTGGCGCGCGCGGTGATGGACAGGTCGCGCCACGTGATGATGGTCGGCGGCGGCGCCGAGGCGTTCGCGAAGGAGCAGGGCATCGCCCTGGTCGAGCCGTCCTACTTCCGCACCGAGAAGCGTTGGCAGCAGCTGCAGAACGCGCTGAAGGAAGAGAAGCAGGCGCAGGCGGGCAACACGCCGCAGGAGCTGCCGGGCAAGGCCTACTTCGGCACGGTCGGTGCGCTGGCGCTGGATGCGAAGGGCCAGCTGGCCGCGGGCACGTCCACCGGCGGCATGACCAACAAGCGCTACGGCCGCGTGGGCGACTCGCCGATCATCGGCGCGGGCACCTGGGCCGACGACCGCTGCGCGTTCTCCGGCACCGGTTGGGGCGAGTACTACATCCGTGCCGCGGCCGCGCACGAGGTCTGCGCCCGCGTGCGCCTGGCCGGCCACAGCATCGCGCGCGCCGCCGACAGCGTGATCAACCGCGACATCCCCAAGGCCGGCGGCGACGGTGGCGCAATCGCGCTGGGTGCCGACGGCAGCATGGCATTCCCGTTCAATACCGAGGGCATGTACCGCGGCTGGATCGGCGCCGACGGCGTGCCGCATGTGGCCATCTACAAGGAAGACCCGCTGCCCGCGCGCTGA
- a CDS encoding energy transducer TonB, with translation MRKWWGIGLLMVALSAASAEPAREPIHFRAHARVALDAQGVPRQVEVDPKLPAVIREAIAQRVGQWRFEPARADGPPRAGATTVFVDACAVPADNGDMRLAVDYGWNGPGYADGRYFPPAPRYPVEAAKRNKGGAFRVVVRIGTDGRAQVEQIETRQGQLPLFEQALRTWVASLRYLPEEIDGAPVATRMAIPVDFAMGGPGMHEYRRQEREARQRSPECRAAMGAEDASPSQPVVLDSPFRPVTAG, from the coding sequence ATGCGCAAGTGGTGGGGAATCGGGCTGTTGATGGTGGCCCTCAGTGCGGCGTCGGCCGAGCCGGCGCGCGAGCCGATCCATTTCCGCGCCCATGCGCGGGTGGCGCTGGATGCGCAGGGCGTGCCGCGACAGGTCGAGGTGGACCCGAAGCTGCCCGCCGTGATCCGCGAAGCGATCGCGCAGCGCGTGGGGCAATGGCGTTTCGAGCCGGCCCGGGCCGACGGACCACCGCGTGCGGGCGCCACGACCGTCTTCGTGGATGCGTGTGCCGTGCCTGCGGACAATGGCGACATGCGGCTGGCGGTGGACTATGGCTGGAATGGTCCGGGCTACGCCGATGGCCGCTATTTCCCTCCGGCGCCGCGGTATCCGGTCGAGGCGGCGAAGCGGAACAAGGGCGGAGCGTTCCGCGTGGTGGTGCGGATCGGCACGGACGGTCGTGCGCAAGTGGAACAGATCGAAACCCGGCAGGGCCAACTGCCCCTGTTCGAGCAGGCGCTGCGCACCTGGGTGGCCTCCCTGCGCTACCTGCCCGAGGAGATCGACGGGGCGCCCGTCGCCACCCGCATGGCGATCCCCGTGGACTTTGCGATGGGCGGCCCGGGCATGCACGAGTACAGGCGGCAGGAGCGCGAGGCCCGGCAGCGCTCCCCCGAATGCAGGGCGGCGATGGGGGCAGAGGACGCCTCCCCTTCGCAACCGGTGGTGCTGGATTCCCCGTTCAGGCCGGTCACGGCCGGGTAG
- a CDS encoding DUF11 domain-containing protein — MLVGLLLAGPALALITAGWTTNGSASASATVNGITVTLTGQADEAYSAGTFNSTGWWSDPYGGGVNGGPSLTMVYDSAGTRNYVFTFSKAVDNPVLHVDRLGGFYDNNRPNGTRWTLTGFTAAGGAVALERLSGNAQFTVTPEQNRFARATTGTFGGTGSSECLSTSNGTACGSVRFNGTGITRLTFAVEMAGDRGAGDELELRWSFDGAKLIVRKQSAGGTGTFGITANNALSQAFNLVTTAQNVPVASNAYPLTNHAAAITLTESSVPSGYVLLAAACTDQNGATVAATVDTAARRVTLASADYRANQTITCTLSNAAPATLALAKTWTHAAVNDSATLSASGGTNTATLASVANSAAETDTGAAVKVAPGDVVTLSETPGAGNARPYTASAWTCTGGKLSGNTLTLTDAHAGQAILCSITNSARATDVSVVKSAAMGPVNSGQLTNFTVVVSNAGPLAADGAMVSDTPGAGLDCPASGTPITCSASGGAACPGAGSLPGLVGAGVAVPTLPAGGTVTFTVPCQVTASGL, encoded by the coding sequence GTGCTCGTCGGCCTGCTGCTGGCCGGCCCTGCGCTGGCGCTGATCACTGCGGGCTGGACGACCAACGGCAGCGCCTCGGCCAGTGCCACCGTCAACGGCATCACCGTGACATTGACGGGGCAGGCGGACGAGGCGTATTCGGCCGGCACGTTCAACAGCACCGGCTGGTGGAGCGATCCGTACGGCGGTGGCGTCAACGGTGGCCCCTCGCTGACGATGGTCTACGACAGTGCCGGCACGCGGAACTACGTGTTCACCTTCAGCAAGGCCGTCGACAACCCGGTGCTGCATGTGGATCGCCTGGGCGGCTTCTACGACAACAACCGGCCCAACGGCACACGCTGGACCTTGACCGGCTTCACCGCCGCGGGTGGGGCGGTGGCGCTGGAACGGCTGTCGGGCAACGCCCAGTTCACCGTGACGCCGGAGCAGAACCGCTTCGCGCGCGCGACGACCGGCACCTTCGGCGGGACCGGCTCGTCCGAGTGCCTGTCCACGTCCAACGGCACTGCCTGTGGGTCGGTCCGCTTCAATGGTACGGGCATCACCCGGCTGACCTTCGCGGTGGAAATGGCGGGCGATCGTGGCGCGGGCGACGAGCTGGAACTGCGCTGGAGTTTCGATGGCGCGAAGCTGATCGTGCGCAAGCAGTCCGCCGGCGGCACGGGCACGTTCGGCATCACCGCCAACAATGCGCTGTCGCAGGCGTTCAATCTGGTCACCACGGCGCAGAACGTGCCGGTGGCGTCGAACGCGTATCCGCTCACCAACCACGCGGCGGCGATCACGCTGACCGAATCCAGCGTCCCTTCCGGTTATGTCCTGCTGGCGGCCGCCTGCACCGACCAGAACGGGGCCACGGTGGCCGCCACGGTGGACACGGCAGCGCGCCGGGTCACCCTTGCGTCCGCCGACTACCGCGCCAACCAGACCATCACCTGCACGCTGAGCAACGCCGCACCCGCGACCCTGGCCTTGGCCAAGACCTGGACCCATGCCGCGGTCAACGACAGCGCCACCTTGTCGGCCAGCGGCGGCACGAACACCGCCACGCTCGCATCCGTCGCCAACAGCGCCGCCGAGACCGATACCGGCGCCGCCGTAAAGGTGGCGCCGGGCGATGTCGTCACCCTGTCCGAAACGCCGGGCGCGGGCAATGCGCGTCCCTACACCGCCAGCGCATGGACGTGCACCGGCGGCAAGCTGAGCGGGAACACGCTGACCCTCACCGATGCGCACGCCGGACAGGCGATCCTCTGTTCCATCACCAACAGCGCGCGGGCGACCGACGTGTCGGTGGTCAAGTCGGCGGCGATGGGCCCGGTGAACAGCGGGCAGCTGACGAACTTCACCGTCGTCGTCTCCAACGCAGGTCCGCTTGCGGCCGATGGCGCGATGGTGAGCGACACGCCCGGCGCCGGACTGGACTGCCCGGCCTCGGGCACTCCGATCACCTGCAGCGCCAGTGGTGGCGCCGCCTGTCCCGGCGCAGGCTCGCTGCCGGGTCTGGTGGGGGCGGGCGTGGCGGTGCCGACCCTGCCGGCCGGCGGGACCGTGACCTTCACGGTGCCCTGCCAGGTGACGGCCAGCGGCCTGTAG
- a CDS encoding NHL repeat-containing protein — protein sequence MSRTAWAWAVVVLTTVALAATFLVTPRFPVPMPESGPPATPFGWAGQLSWVAGDGMRGLRDGAGTLARFDDPWGIVVAADGTRYVADAGDNNLIRRIAPDGTVSTLAGGREGFADGSGATAAFHTPSALALDGDGNLYVADTGNHAIRKVTPQGVVSTLAGGGGPGFRDGPGGQALFNGPIGVAVDGAGRVYVADTYNDRIRVIGREGQVSTLAGGDRPGFQDGTGDQARFDTPTAVAVDATGVAWVADLGNDAIRRIGPKGGVSTLPLQPDLDTQAGPRRPLALALTHDGHLYVGELSTGRVMQVMRDGRWRALAGHLPGQRFSRTAGLAVDAAGDVYVTDAGSHRVHRIVPMAPGAAAVVTPVGPAPDDPLPDTGGRWPLAPQDGWHEVVGTLGEVRGDYQGESRHHLHGGLDIRGDVGATVLAIADGKVGSPAAAWGFDGLGEGLAVGPLGYIHMKVGRAPSGQLLDAARFQLLHDFSGDPSRIRVRRGTRFSVGDALGTVNRMAHVHLSLGPSGYERNAIALGFAGFSDAYPPRIDEVTLFDTLDQPLDARQDGRLVVPRDLRGVRIVVDAWDQVDRNLPRRRLGLHALGYQLLHHDGTPVPGFETPRMTIDFQRLPADDAVQVAYAPGSGITVHGSAVTRFRYSVTNTVRDGAWAEGAWQPEVLAPGDYVLRITARDHSGNEAQGRRDLPLRLP from the coding sequence ATGAGTCGTACTGCCTGGGCATGGGCGGTGGTGGTGCTGACCACCGTCGCGCTCGCCGCGACCTTCCTGGTCACCCCCCGTTTCCCCGTTCCCATGCCCGAATCCGGCCCGCCCGCCACGCCGTTCGGATGGGCCGGACAGCTGTCATGGGTGGCCGGGGATGGCATGCGCGGGCTCCGGGACGGGGCCGGCACCCTGGCCCGCTTCGATGACCCCTGGGGCATCGTGGTGGCGGCCGACGGTACGCGCTATGTCGCCGACGCCGGCGACAACAACCTGATCCGCCGCATCGCCCCCGACGGGACGGTGTCGACCCTGGCGGGCGGACGCGAAGGGTTCGCCGACGGCAGTGGCGCGACGGCCGCCTTCCATACGCCCTCGGCGCTGGCGCTGGATGGCGACGGCAACCTGTATGTCGCCGACACCGGCAACCATGCCATCCGCAAGGTCACCCCGCAGGGCGTGGTGAGCACGCTCGCCGGCGGAGGCGGCCCCGGCTTCCGCGACGGGCCGGGCGGGCAGGCGCTGTTCAACGGACCCATCGGCGTGGCCGTGGATGGCGCGGGCCGGGTCTACGTGGCCGACACCTACAACGACCGCATCCGTGTGATCGGCCGCGAGGGTCAGGTGAGCACGCTGGCCGGCGGTGACCGCCCCGGGTTCCAGGATGGCACCGGCGACCAGGCGCGCTTCGATACACCCACCGCCGTGGCGGTGGATGCGACGGGGGTCGCGTGGGTGGCCGACCTGGGCAACGATGCGATCCGCCGCATCGGGCCGAAGGGCGGCGTCAGCACGCTTCCGCTGCAGCCCGACCTGGACACGCAGGCCGGGCCGCGCCGCCCGCTGGCGCTGGCGCTCACCCACGATGGCCACCTGTACGTGGGCGAGCTGTCCACCGGCCGCGTGATGCAGGTGATGCGCGATGGACGCTGGCGGGCCCTGGCCGGCCATCTGCCGGGGCAGCGGTTCTCGCGGACGGCAGGCCTGGCCGTCGATGCCGCCGGCGACGTGTACGTCACCGACGCGGGCAGCCATCGCGTGCATCGCATCGTACCGATGGCGCCGGGTGCGGCGGCCGTCGTCACGCCGGTCGGTCCCGCGCCGGACGATCCTCTGCCCGATACCGGTGGCCGCTGGCCGCTCGCGCCGCAGGATGGATGGCACGAGGTCGTGGGGACGCTGGGCGAAGTGCGCGGCGACTACCAGGGCGAGAGCCGCCACCACCTGCACGGCGGGCTCGACATCCGCGGCGATGTGGGCGCCACGGTGCTGGCCATCGCCGATGGCAAGGTCGGCAGCCCCGCGGCCGCATGGGGTTTCGATGGCCTGGGCGAAGGGCTGGCGGTCGGCCCGCTGGGCTACATCCACATGAAGGTGGGGCGCGCGCCAAGCGGCCAACTTCTCGATGCCGCGCGCTTCCAGTTGCTGCATGACTTCAGCGGCGACCCGTCCCGGATCCGCGTGCGCCGCGGCACCCGCTTCTCCGTGGGCGACGCGCTGGGCACGGTGAACCGCATGGCGCACGTGCACCTGTCTCTCGGCCCGTCCGGTTACGAGCGCAATGCGATCGCACTGGGCTTCGCCGGCTTCAGCGATGCCTATCCGCCGCGCATCGACGAGGTGACCCTGTTCGATACGCTGGACCAGCCCCTGGACGCGCGACAGGACGGCCGGCTGGTGGTGCCCCGCGACCTGCGGGGCGTGCGCATCGTGGTGGATGCCTGGGACCAGGTGGACCGCAACCTGCCGCGCAGGCGCCTGGGCCTGCATGCGCTGGGCTACCAGTTGCTGCACCACGACGGCACGCCGGTGCCCGGCTTCGAAACGCCGCGCATGACCATCGATTTCCAGCGCCTGCCCGCCGACGATGCCGTGCAGGTGGCCTATGCGCCGGGCAGCGGCATCACCGTGCACGGCAGCGCCGTCACCCGGTTCCGCTACAGCGTCACCAACACCGTGCGCGATGGCGCCTGGGCCGAAGGCGCGTGGCAGCCCGAGGTGCTTGCGCCCGGCGACTACGTGCTGCGCATCACCGCCCGCGACCACAGCGGCAATGAGGCGCAGGGTCGCCGCGACCTGCCGCTGCGCCTGCCCTAG
- a CDS encoding YciI family protein — translation MKVMVLVKASPASEAGQMPGTGLLTEMGKFNEALVKAGILLAGEGLHPSSRGARVRFEGRQRTVIDGPFGEAKELIAGFWLWQVRNLDEAIEWIKRAPFDGGAEVELRPVFEADDFGEALTPELREQEARLAADLTSRGPQ, via the coding sequence ATGAAAGTCATGGTCCTGGTGAAGGCCAGCCCCGCATCCGAAGCCGGCCAAATGCCGGGCACCGGACTGCTCACCGAAATGGGCAAGTTCAACGAAGCGCTGGTGAAGGCCGGCATCCTGCTGGCCGGCGAAGGCCTGCATCCGAGTTCGCGCGGCGCACGCGTGCGGTTCGAGGGCAGACAGCGCACGGTGATCGACGGCCCCTTCGGCGAGGCCAAGGAACTGATCGCCGGCTTCTGGTTGTGGCAGGTGCGCAATCTCGACGAAGCCATCGAGTGGATCAAGCGCGCGCCGTTCGATGGCGGTGCGGAAGTCGAGCTGCGACCCGTGTTCGAGGCGGACGACTTCGGCGAGGCGCTGACGCCGGAGCTGCGCGAGCAGGAAGCGCGGCTGGCGGCCGACCTCACCTCCCGTGGTCCGCAGTGA
- a CDS encoding glyoxalase/bleomycin resistance/extradiol dioxygenase family protein: MSTQIFVNLPVRDLPASKAFFNALGYATNPSFTNDEAACLVISDSIYVMLLVEPFFQGFTRKSLCDARTHTEVLLCLSVASRSEVDAMVAKALSAGGREPMQAKDYGFMYQRGFEDLDGHLWEVVHMDEARPSTD, translated from the coding sequence ATGAGCACCCAGATCTTCGTGAACCTACCGGTGCGCGACCTGCCGGCGTCCAAGGCCTTCTTCAACGCGCTCGGCTACGCGACCAATCCGAGCTTCACCAATGACGAAGCCGCCTGCCTCGTCATCAGCGACAGCATTTACGTAATGCTGCTGGTGGAGCCGTTCTTCCAGGGCTTCACCCGCAAGTCGCTGTGCGATGCGCGGACGCACACGGAAGTGCTGCTCTGCCTGTCGGTCGCCAGCCGCAGCGAGGTGGATGCGATGGTCGCCAAGGCGCTGTCGGCCGGCGGTCGTGAGCCGATGCAAGCCAAGGATTACGGTTTCATGTACCAACGTGGCTTCGAGGATCTCGATGGCCACCTGTGGGAGGTCGTGCACATGGATGAGGCCAGACCGTCTACCGACTGA
- a CDS encoding DUF2235 domain-containing protein gives MGGERHPDGVETYPATLEDLATYTQARAQLAAFQAPVLVDGERTRERLFVAAFDGTGNSLHRDAPENLTNVARIREQVEALHKRGEASQIATGYVEGPGTQGGLRGVSDAIRGGTYEARMEEMYLQFTRKAAEWLRENPNADIRIAAIGFSRGAEQAAGFTRLIEERGIQDPAGMNVVRDRNGFIDRLEFTRPPLREPGTVVQAVGLFDPVGTGEPRDHDRRLPPSAVSGFQITAEDERRNLFQSTRVLDPGATEGGRFLNVTVAGAHSDIGGSYALDGLSIRSGNLMIDYLNALSDPPFLQKREEPIDPSRNVIHRSEDHQFFYRTSVYDKEGVRGRQEELAPSTLCRIDCLDAQPRNAAMAESLRWRPVEIGPAPGAASPANRVEQLLQAAKQGDAAAIDRLGRDHLHSEQGQAWLREGQQRLRELQPALPAVPVAPQPEPAALAR, from the coding sequence ATGGGTGGCGAACGACATCCGGATGGCGTGGAAACCTACCCGGCAACGCTGGAAGACCTGGCGACCTACACGCAGGCGCGGGCGCAACTTGCGGCATTTCAGGCTCCTGTCCTGGTGGATGGAGAACGGACTCGGGAGCGACTATTCGTCGCGGCATTCGATGGAACCGGCAACAGCCTGCACAGGGATGCTCCGGAGAACCTCACGAATGTAGCGAGGATCCGTGAGCAGGTTGAGGCGCTCCACAAGCGAGGCGAGGCTTCGCAGATCGCAACGGGGTATGTCGAAGGGCCCGGAACCCAAGGTGGCTTGCGCGGGGTCTCGGATGCGATACGTGGCGGCACTTACGAAGCCAGGATGGAGGAGATGTACCTCCAGTTCACCCGGAAGGCCGCCGAATGGCTGCGGGAGAACCCCAACGCCGACATACGCATCGCCGCCATCGGTTTCAGTCGTGGCGCAGAACAGGCCGCTGGATTCACCCGGCTGATCGAAGAGAGGGGAATCCAGGATCCCGCGGGCATGAATGTGGTCCGGGATCGAAACGGCTTCATCGACCGTCTCGAATTCACCCGCCCACCCCTGCGCGAACCCGGCACCGTCGTCCAGGCCGTCGGCCTGTTCGATCCGGTCGGCACCGGCGAGCCCCGCGACCACGATCGTCGCCTGCCGCCCTCGGCGGTGTCGGGGTTCCAGATCACCGCCGAGGACGAGCGGCGCAATCTCTTCCAGTCCACGCGCGTGCTGGATCCCGGCGCGACCGAGGGCGGGCGCTTCCTCAACGTCACCGTGGCGGGTGCGCACAGCGACATCGGCGGGAGTTACGCGCTGGACGGCCTGTCCATCCGCAGCGGCAACCTGATGATCGACTACCTCAACGCGCTGAGCGACCCGCCGTTCCTGCAGAAGCGGGAGGAACCCATTGATCCCTCGCGTAACGTCATCCATCGCTCCGAGGACCATCAGTTCTTCTATCGCACCTCCGTGTACGACAAGGAGGGGGTCCGCGGCAGGCAGGAGGAGCTTGCGCCCTCCACGTTGTGCAGGATCGATTGCCTCGATGCCCAGCCCCGCAATGCGGCGATGGCCGAGAGTCTGCGCTGGCGTCCGGTCGAGATCGGGCCCGCGCCGGGCGCGGCCTCGCCGGCGAACAGGGTCGAACAGCTGCTGCAGGCGGCGAAGCAAGGCGATGCCGCCGCCATCGACCGGCTCGGGCGCGACCATTTGCACAGCGAACAAGGGCAGGCGTGGCTGCGGGAAGGACAGCAGCGTCTTCGTGAGCTGCAGCCGGCCCTGCCTGCGGTGCCGGTGGCACCACAGCCAGAGCCTGCCGCGCTCGCACGCTGA